The Chanos chanos chromosome 6, fChaCha1.1, whole genome shotgun sequence genome includes a region encoding these proteins:
- the LOC115815479 gene encoding fibroleukin: MVVRGSVWLWVCVSVCVSVMCVCVLCQRESLVAAPPQSRCEEGCSEMTPPKTQHTHSHTRDIRPRKTQETRQRETQVSDVSDRLLQLQYCMQLRDPGVKGQGQGADSLVGILALMAAVLTECDLHCHSQRLRDMAARLEGAAVEKGGEKDLFLLLKSITLSDPPKQTLNTPTVAPSGLLYPHDCSEIYRLGIKENGIYTIQPDPQQPAREAVCDMESAGGGWTVFQRRFDGQVDFNRTWQEYRDGFGTPQVEHWLGNAVLHALTATGQHSLRITLQDWHHQTRHANYEYFRVSSENQRFRLTARDYHGDAGNALSYSKRYHHDGRAFSTYDQDHDRYVNGNCAHYYGAGWWYDACLAANLNGRFYRGRYAGITDGIYWGTWYILTDSRTGERYSFKSVEMKTRPRLT, from the exons ATGGTTGTCCGGGGCTCTGTttggctgtgggtgtgtgtgagtgtgtgtgtgagtgtgatgtgtgtgtgtgtactgtgtcaGAGGGAGAGTTTGGTAGCTGCTCCCCCCCAAAGCAGATGTGAGGAGGGGTGCAGCGAGATGACAcccccaaaaacacaacacacacactcgcacacacgggACATACGGCCAAGGAAAACACAGgagaccagacagagagagacacag gTATCTGATGTGTCTGATCGTCTGCTCCAGCTGCAGTACTGTATGCAGCTGCGTGACccaggggtcaaaggtcagggcCAGGGTGCAGACTCCCTGGTGGGCATTTTGGCTCTGATGGCCGCTGTTCTGACAGAGTGTGACTTACACTGCCACAGCCAGAGACTCAGAGACATGGCTGCTAGACTGG aaggggcggcagtggaaaagggaggagagaaagacttgTTCCTGTTGCTGAAGAGCATCACGCTGTCAGAccctccaaaacaaacacttaacaCTCCGACAG tgGCTCCATCTGGTCTCCTTTACCCCCATGACTGTAGTGAAATTTATCGATTGGGAATCAAAGAAAATGGAATTTATACAATCCAGCCAGACCCACAGCAACCAGCACGggag GCTGTGTGTGATATGGAGTCAGCTGGTGGGGGATGGACGGTGTTCCAGAGGCGCTTTGATGGACAGGTGGACTTTAACCGGACATGGCAGGAATACCGGGATGGATTCGGAACGCCGCAGGTGGAACACTGGCTTGGGAATGCCGTTCTGCATGCACTGACTGCAACCGGACAACATTCACTCCGCATCACACTGCAAGACTGGCACCATCAGACCCGTCACGCAAACTATGAGTACTTCAGAGTATCATCAGAGAACCAGAG GTTCCGGCTGACGGCTCGTGATTACCATGGCGACGCTGGGAATGCTCTTAGTTACAGTAAACGTTATCACCACGATGGCAGGGCTTTCAGCACGTACGACCAAGACCATGACCGTTACGTTAACGGGAACTGTGCGCACTACTACGGCGCTGGCTGGTGGTATGACGCCTGTTTGGCCGCCAATCTGAACGGAAGATTTTACCGCGGGCGCTACGCCGGCATCACGGACGGAATCTACTGGGGCACCTGGTACATACTCACGGATAGCCGCACGGGAGAGAGGTATTCATTCAAGAGTGTGGAGATGAAGACTCGGCCGAGATtgacctaa
- the LOC115813921 gene encoding ras-related protein rab7 isoform X2 → MASRKKVLLKVIILGDSGVGKTSLMNQYVNKKFSNQYKATIGADFLTKEVMVEDRLVTMQIWDTAGQERFQSLGVAFYRGADCCVLVFDVTAPSTFKTLDSWRDEFLIQASPRDPENFPFVVLGNKIDLENRQVTTKRGQAWCQSKNNIPYFETSAKEAINVEQAFQTIAKNALKQTEVELYNEFPEPIKLDRNDRNKPSAESCSC, encoded by the exons ATGGCATCCAGGAAAAAAGTTCTACTGAAAGTCATTATCTTGGGAGATTCAGG ggtTGGAAAGACGTCTTTGATGAACCAATATGTCAATAAGAAATTCAGTAACCAGTACAAAGCTACAATAGGAGCCGACTTCCTCACCAAGGAGGTTATGGTGGAAGACAGACTTGTGACTATGCAG ATATGGGACACGGCAGGACAAGAGCGCTTCCAGTCTCTGGGCGTGGCGTTTTACCGCGGCGCGGACTGCTGCGTGCTGGTGTTTGACGTTACGGCGCCCAGCACGTTCAAGACTCTGGACTCGTGGAGAGACGAGTTTCTGATCCAGGCCAGTCCCCGTGACCCAGAGAACTTCCCCTTCGTGGTGCTGGGAAACAAGATCGACCTTGAAAACAGACAG gtgACGACTAAACGAGGCCAGGCATGGTGCCAGAGTAAGAACAACATCCCATACTTTGAAACAAGTGCCAAGGAGGCGATAAACGTGGAACAGGCGTTCCAAACCATTGCAAAAAATGCCCTCAAACAG aCGGAGGTGGAGTTGTATAATGAATTTCCAGAGCCGATAAAGCTGGACAGGAATGACAGAAACAAGCCATCAGCGGAGAGCTGCAGCTGctga
- the LOC115813921 gene encoding ras-related protein rab7 isoform X1 translates to MASRKKVLLKVIILGDSGVGKTSLMNQYVNKKFSNQYKATIGADFLTKEVMVEDRLVTMQIWDTAGQERFQSLGVAFYRGADCCVLVFDVTAPSTFKTLDSWRDEFLIQASPRDPENFPFVVLGNKIDLENRQVTTKRGQAWCQSKNNIPYFETSAKEAINVEQAFQTIAKNALKQETEVELYNEFPEPIKLDRNDRNKPSAESCSC, encoded by the exons ATGGCATCCAGGAAAAAAGTTCTACTGAAAGTCATTATCTTGGGAGATTCAGG ggtTGGAAAGACGTCTTTGATGAACCAATATGTCAATAAGAAATTCAGTAACCAGTACAAAGCTACAATAGGAGCCGACTTCCTCACCAAGGAGGTTATGGTGGAAGACAGACTTGTGACTATGCAG ATATGGGACACGGCAGGACAAGAGCGCTTCCAGTCTCTGGGCGTGGCGTTTTACCGCGGCGCGGACTGCTGCGTGCTGGTGTTTGACGTTACGGCGCCCAGCACGTTCAAGACTCTGGACTCGTGGAGAGACGAGTTTCTGATCCAGGCCAGTCCCCGTGACCCAGAGAACTTCCCCTTCGTGGTGCTGGGAAACAAGATCGACCTTGAAAACAGACAG gtgACGACTAAACGAGGCCAGGCATGGTGCCAGAGTAAGAACAACATCCCATACTTTGAAACAAGTGCCAAGGAGGCGATAAACGTGGAACAGGCGTTCCAAACCATTGCAAAAAATGCCCTCAAACAG gagaCGGAGGTGGAGTTGTATAATGAATTTCCAGAGCCGATAAAGCTGGACAGGAATGACAGAAACAAGCCATCAGCGGAGAGCTGCAGCTGctga